The following are from one region of the Arthrobacter sp. TMP15 genome:
- a CDS encoding antibiotic biosynthesis monooxygenase, with protein sequence MSIVVINALKVPVEAGSELEARFAARKHSVDGSPGFEGFKLLRPVSGEDRYFVYTQWATREDFENWRALRAGHDHAAQSPVASGMDLLEFEVVDLG encoded by the coding sequence GTGTCCATCGTTGTCATTAACGCCCTCAAGGTTCCCGTTGAGGCAGGATCCGAACTGGAAGCGCGATTCGCTGCGCGCAAGCACTCGGTGGACGGCTCCCCGGGTTTCGAGGGTTTCAAACTGCTGCGCCCCGTCTCCGGTGAGGACCGCTACTTCGTCTACACGCAGTGGGCCACGCGAGAAGACTTCGAGAACTGGCGTGCCCTGCGGGCCGGTCACGACCACGCCGCCCAATCCCCCGTTGCAAGCGGCATGGACTTGCTGGAGTTTGAGGTTGTGGACCTAGGTTAA
- a CDS encoding aldolase/citrate lyase family protein produces the protein MPLRVSLTPSFKDALAAAGRPLAGMWVCSGSPLVAEICAGAGLDWLLVDAEHSPNGLEGILAQLQAVSGYPVTAVVRPPVNDTVIIKQYLDLGAQSLLIPMVHTADDARAAVAATRYPPQGVRGVGSALARSARWNRVPDYLARASDTVTVLVQIESSEAVGNIESIMAVDGVDAVFIGPSDLAASMGVLGQQEHPDVVAAVEHCITLAKSAGKPVGVNAFGEATASRYLDAGVDFILTGADVALLARGSEALASKYVPAVDSGPATSY, from the coding sequence ATGCCGCTTCGAGTGAGCCTTACCCCGTCTTTCAAGGACGCTCTGGCAGCAGCCGGCCGGCCGCTGGCGGGCATGTGGGTGTGCTCCGGCAGCCCGCTCGTGGCGGAAATTTGCGCCGGTGCCGGCCTTGATTGGCTGTTGGTGGACGCCGAGCACAGCCCCAACGGGCTCGAGGGCATCCTGGCTCAACTCCAGGCCGTCAGCGGGTATCCGGTCACGGCCGTGGTGCGTCCGCCCGTCAATGACACCGTGATCATCAAGCAGTATCTGGATTTGGGCGCCCAGTCGCTGCTGATCCCCATGGTCCACACGGCCGACGACGCCCGGGCTGCGGTTGCCGCTACCCGCTACCCCCCGCAAGGTGTGCGCGGTGTCGGCTCGGCCCTGGCCCGTTCGGCACGGTGGAACCGCGTCCCGGACTATCTGGCTCGGGCATCGGACACCGTCACCGTCTTGGTCCAGATCGAGTCCTCCGAGGCCGTGGGGAATATCGAGTCGATCATGGCCGTGGACGGGGTCGACGCCGTGTTCATCGGCCCATCCGATCTCGCAGCTTCGATGGGGGTGCTGGGGCAGCAGGAACACCCTGACGTGGTGGCCGCCGTGGAACATTGCATCACCCTGGCTAAGTCTGCCGGAAAGCCGGTTGGCGTGAATGCCTTCGGCGAAGCCACTGCCAGCCGATATTTGGATGCCGGGGTGGATTTCATCCTCACCGGCGCCGACGTTGCCCTGCTGGCCCGCGGCAGCGAAGCCCTGGCCAGCAAATACGTACCGGCCGTCGACTCCGGCCCGGCCACGAGCTACTAA
- the hpaH gene encoding 2-oxo-hept-4-ene-1,7-dioate hydratase, which translates to MLDDATIAGIADELVEAGTSRVPVPRLTQRYPEMTVEDSYRVQRLWRERGEAAGRVLGGHKIGLTSKAMQYATGITEPDYGVIFKDMILENGCTVEWSQYSHPRVEVELAFLLKEDVEGPNVTIFDVLRATEYVVPALEILDSRIEMEGRTIVDTISDNAAMGAMVVGGIPVRPDDVDLRWVAAILYKNQAVEETGVAAGVLNHPAQGVSWLANKIAPHGDGLKAGELILAGSFTRPMWVNAGDTVFADYGKLGTITCRFE; encoded by the coding sequence ATGCTCGATGATGCAACTATTGCCGGCATTGCCGACGAACTTGTGGAGGCCGGTACAAGCCGGGTCCCGGTACCCCGGTTGACCCAGCGCTACCCGGAGATGACGGTGGAGGATTCCTACCGTGTCCAAAGGTTGTGGCGCGAACGCGGCGAGGCTGCCGGGCGCGTGCTGGGCGGGCACAAGATTGGCCTGACGTCCAAGGCCATGCAGTACGCCACCGGCATCACCGAACCGGACTACGGGGTCATTTTCAAGGACATGATCCTGGAGAACGGCTGCACCGTGGAGTGGTCACAATATTCGCACCCGCGCGTTGAGGTGGAGCTGGCGTTCCTGCTCAAGGAGGACGTGGAGGGGCCCAACGTCACGATCTTTGACGTGCTGCGTGCCACTGAATACGTGGTGCCTGCCCTGGAGATCCTGGATTCCCGGATTGAGATGGAGGGCCGGACCATTGTGGACACCATCAGTGACAACGCCGCCATGGGCGCCATGGTGGTGGGTGGCATCCCGGTGCGGCCCGACGACGTGGACCTGCGCTGGGTAGCCGCCATCCTGTACAAAAACCAGGCTGTTGAGGAAACAGGCGTCGCGGCCGGCGTGCTGAACCATCCGGCCCAGGGTGTGTCGTGGCTGGCCAACAAGATCGCCCCGCACGGGGACGGGCTCAAAGCGGGCGAGCTCATCCTCGCCGGCTCCTTCACGCGGCCCATGTGGGTCAATGCCGGGGACACCGTTTTTGCCGACTACGGAAAGCTGGGGACCATCACATGCCGCTTCGAGTGA
- the hpaD gene encoding 3,4-dihydroxyphenylacetate 2,3-dioxygenase — MTNFVPTPTAPAPDIVRCAYMELVVTDLAKSREFYVDVLGLHVTEEDENTIYLRSLEEFIHHNLVLRKGPLAAVAAFAYRVKSPAEVDAAETYYKEIGCRTERRKDGFTKGIGDSVRVEDPLGFPYEFFYETEHVERLTQRYDLYSAGELVRLDHFNQVTPDVPRGRKYLEDLGFRVSEDIKDSDGVTYAAWMHRKQTVHDTALTGGDGPRMHHVAFATHEKHNIIQICDKMGALRISDRIERGPGRHGVSNAFYLYILDPDDHRVEIYTQDYYTGDPDNPTITWDVHDNQRRDWWGNAVVPSWYTEASLVLDLDGNPQPVIKRTDTSEMAVTVGADGFSYTREPGEERGFKLGTQL; from the coding sequence ATGACCAACTTTGTCCCAACCCCCACCGCCCCGGCACCGGATATTGTCCGCTGCGCTTACATGGAGCTCGTGGTCACCGACCTGGCCAAGTCCCGCGAGTTCTACGTGGACGTGCTGGGTCTGCACGTCACTGAAGAAGACGAGAACACCATCTACTTGCGCTCCCTGGAGGAGTTCATCCACCACAACCTGGTGTTGCGCAAGGGCCCCCTCGCCGCCGTCGCCGCTTTCGCCTACCGGGTGAAGTCCCCTGCCGAGGTAGACGCCGCCGAAACCTATTACAAGGAGATAGGCTGCCGCACCGAGCGCCGCAAGGACGGCTTCACCAAGGGCATTGGCGACTCCGTCCGCGTTGAGGACCCACTGGGCTTCCCCTACGAGTTCTTCTACGAGACCGAACATGTGGAGCGCCTCACCCAACGCTATGACCTGTACTCCGCTGGCGAACTGGTCCGGCTGGACCACTTCAACCAGGTCACCCCCGATGTGCCGCGCGGGCGCAAGTACTTAGAGGACCTGGGCTTCCGCGTCTCCGAGGACATCAAGGACTCCGACGGCGTCACCTACGCCGCCTGGATGCACCGCAAGCAGACCGTCCATGACACGGCCCTGACGGGCGGCGACGGACCTCGCATGCACCACGTTGCCTTCGCCACGCATGAGAAGCACAACATCATCCAGATCTGCGACAAGATGGGTGCGCTGCGCATTTCCGACCGGATCGAACGCGGCCCCGGCCGCCACGGCGTCTCCAACGCGTTCTACCTGTACATCCTTGACCCGGATGACCACCGTGTGGAGATCTACACTCAGGACTACTACACCGGTGACCCGGACAACCCCACCATCACGTGGGATGTCCATGACAACCAGCGCCGCGACTGGTGGGGCAACGCCGTGGTCCCATCCTGGTACACCGAAGCCTCCCTGGTCCTGGACCTGGACGGCAATCCGCAGCCGGTCATCAAGCGCACCGACACCTCCGAAATGGCCGTCACGGTAGGCGCCGACGGCTTCTCTTACACCCGCGAACCGGGCGAGGAGCGCGGGTTCAAGTTGGGCACCCAGCTCTAA
- the hpaE gene encoding 5-carboxymethyl-2-hydroxymuconate semialdehyde dehydrogenase → MADHYVPENLPTHIQHYIDGKFVDSVNGATFDVLNPVSNTNYATAAAGQKEDIDLAVAAATRAFNDGPWPRMKPRERSRILNKIADAVEAQEARLAELESFDSGLPITQARGQAMRAAENFRFFADLIVAQFDDAMKVPGSQINYVNRKPIGVAGLITPWNTPFMLESWKLAPSLASGCTVVLKPAEFTPLSASLWAGIFEEAGLPQGVFNLVNGLGEEAGDTLVKHPDVPLISFTGETTTGQTIFRNAATSLKGLSMELGGKSPCVVFADADFDAAIDSALFGVFSLNGERCTAGSRILVERSIYDEFCEKYAARAKNIVVGDPHDPKTEVGALVHPEHYNKVMSYVDIGKSEGRLLAGGGRPEGLEHGNYVAPTVFADVKPEARIFQEEIFGPVVAITPFDTDEEALELANGVKYGLAAYIWTQNLTRAHNFAQNVEAGMVWLNSHNVRDLRTPFGGVKASGLGHEGGFRSIDFYTDQQAVHITLGAVHTPKFGASASE, encoded by the coding sequence ATGGCTGATCACTACGTCCCGGAAAACCTTCCCACCCACATTCAGCACTACATTGACGGAAAGTTCGTCGATTCCGTCAACGGTGCAACGTTTGACGTCCTGAACCCCGTCTCGAACACCAACTACGCCACCGCTGCCGCTGGCCAGAAGGAAGACATCGACCTGGCCGTGGCCGCCGCAACCAGGGCCTTCAACGACGGGCCGTGGCCGCGCATGAAGCCGCGCGAGCGTTCACGCATCCTGAACAAGATCGCCGACGCCGTCGAAGCCCAGGAAGCTCGTTTGGCCGAGCTGGAGAGCTTTGACTCCGGCCTGCCCATCACCCAGGCACGCGGCCAGGCCATGCGCGCCGCAGAGAACTTCCGCTTCTTTGCCGACTTGATCGTGGCCCAGTTCGACGACGCCATGAAGGTCCCCGGCTCCCAGATCAACTATGTGAACCGCAAGCCGATCGGTGTTGCCGGGCTCATCACCCCCTGGAACACGCCGTTCATGCTCGAATCCTGGAAGCTGGCCCCCTCACTGGCTTCCGGTTGCACCGTGGTGCTCAAGCCGGCCGAGTTCACTCCGCTCTCCGCCTCACTGTGGGCCGGGATCTTCGAGGAAGCCGGACTCCCCCAGGGCGTGTTCAACCTGGTCAACGGCCTCGGCGAAGAAGCAGGAGACACACTCGTCAAGCACCCCGACGTCCCGCTGATCTCCTTCACCGGCGAAACCACCACCGGCCAAACGATCTTCCGCAACGCCGCCACGAGCTTGAAAGGCCTGTCCATGGAACTGGGCGGCAAGAGCCCGTGCGTGGTGTTTGCCGACGCTGACTTCGACGCCGCGATCGACTCCGCACTGTTCGGCGTTTTCTCCCTTAACGGCGAGCGCTGCACGGCTGGCTCACGCATTCTGGTTGAGCGTTCCATCTACGACGAATTCTGTGAAAAATACGCCGCACGTGCCAAGAACATCGTGGTCGGTGACCCGCACGACCCCAAGACCGAGGTGGGCGCCCTGGTCCACCCCGAGCACTACAACAAGGTCATGTCTTACGTTGACATTGGCAAGTCAGAGGGCCGACTGCTGGCCGGCGGCGGGCGCCCCGAGGGGCTGGAGCACGGCAACTACGTGGCCCCCACCGTCTTTGCCGATGTGAAACCCGAGGCACGGATCTTCCAGGAGGAAATCTTCGGCCCCGTTGTCGCCATCACCCCCTTCGACACCGACGAAGAGGCCCTGGAGTTGGCCAACGGCGTCAAGTACGGGCTCGCCGCCTACATTTGGACGCAGAACCTGACCCGTGCCCACAACTTCGCCCAGAACGTCGAGGCCGGCATGGTGTGGTTGAACAGTCACAACGTGCGTGATCTGCGCACCCCGTTCGGCGGGGTCAAGGCATCAGGATTGGGTCATGAGGGCGGCTTCCGCTCCATCGACTTCTACACCGATCAGCAGGCCGTGCACATCACGCTCGGTGCTGTCCACACCCCAAAATTCGGTGCCTCCGCCAGCGAATAA
- a CDS encoding GntR family transcriptional regulator — protein MITASVGAPAGSKSEQAYAAIKDKILAGKYTPGYRLVLAKLASDLGFSVVPVREAIRRLEAESYITFERNIGATVAGIDPTEYLYTMQTLSIVEGAATALSAPMISAADIARARAVNTKMRECLADFDPILFTALNLDFHSILFENCPNPHILDLVHRGWNRLQALRSSTFSYVPGRAQQSVAEHEALLSLIESGAGPDAVEHAARAHRTATLDAYLARTNHLTQH, from the coding sequence GTGATCACCGCGTCAGTCGGCGCACCTGCCGGCAGCAAGTCCGAGCAGGCCTACGCTGCCATCAAGGACAAGATCCTGGCCGGGAAATACACCCCCGGCTACCGGCTGGTGCTGGCCAAGCTCGCCAGCGATCTGGGATTCTCCGTGGTCCCCGTCCGCGAAGCCATCCGCCGGCTGGAGGCGGAAAGTTACATCACGTTTGAACGCAACATTGGCGCCACGGTGGCCGGGATAGACCCCACGGAATACCTGTACACCATGCAGACCCTGAGCATTGTAGAAGGCGCCGCCACGGCACTTTCCGCGCCGATGATCTCAGCAGCTGACATTGCCCGTGCCCGCGCAGTGAACACAAAAATGCGCGAGTGCTTAGCAGATTTCGACCCGATTCTGTTCACGGCGCTGAACCTGGACTTCCACAGCATCCTGTTTGAGAACTGCCCCAACCCGCACATCCTGGACCTTGTCCACCGCGGCTGGAACCGGCTGCAGGCGCTGCGTTCCTCCACGTTCAGCTACGTCCCTGGCCGGGCACAGCAGTCCGTGGCCGAACATGAAGCACTGCTGTCTTTGATCGAAAGCGGTGCCGGGCCCGACGCCGTCGAACATGCCGCCCGCGCTCACCGCACCGCCACTCTTGACGCCTACCTGGCGCGCACCAACCACCTAACCCAGCACTGA
- a CDS encoding fumarylacetoacetate hydrolase family protein: MEQVTADTLKQAGKVIAVHLAYQSRADQRGRTPAKPSYFLKASSSLSLSGSHIERPAGCELLAYEGEIALVIGTAASRVSLEDAWSHVSHITASNDLGVYDLKYADKGSNVRSKSGDGFTPFGPGLIPAAGLNPAALRVRTWVNGELVQDDTTAGLIFSFSQIVADLSQLMTLEPGDVILTGTPAGSSVAGPGDVIEVKVDAPEAGLSTGHLSTTVVQGTIEMADFGNGPKTTDADRVDAWGSPEASGLAPKGLSAELKRKLTSVGTATLSAQLRKRGLNNVSIDGLKSTRPELRIAGMARTLRYVPNREDLFKSHGGGYNAQKRIINTLNDGDVLVMEARGEPGTGTVGDILALRAQINGAVAIVTDGGVRDVDAVAALEMPTFFTGAHPAVLGRKHIPWDTDLTISCGGATVQPGDIIVGDSDGVLVIPPSLAQEVADDAIAQEHEETFIAQMVAEGNSVEGLYPMNAAWQAKFSEWATTHPNPAAQP, translated from the coding sequence GTGGAACAAGTCACCGCAGACACGCTCAAGCAGGCCGGCAAGGTCATCGCCGTCCACCTTGCCTACCAGTCGCGGGCCGACCAGCGCGGGCGCACCCCCGCCAAACCGTCCTACTTCCTGAAGGCATCCTCGTCGCTGAGCCTCAGCGGCTCGCACATCGAGCGCCCGGCAGGCTGCGAACTGCTCGCCTACGAGGGTGAAATCGCCCTCGTCATCGGCACGGCGGCAAGCCGCGTCAGCCTCGAAGACGCTTGGTCCCACGTCAGCCACATCACGGCCAGCAACGATCTTGGCGTTTACGACCTCAAGTACGCGGACAAGGGCTCCAACGTCCGTTCCAAGTCAGGAGACGGGTTCACCCCGTTCGGCCCGGGCCTCATTCCGGCAGCAGGGCTCAATCCGGCCGCCCTGCGCGTGCGCACCTGGGTCAATGGCGAACTTGTCCAGGATGACACCACCGCAGGATTGATCTTCTCCTTCAGCCAGATCGTGGCGGACCTGTCCCAGCTCATGACGCTGGAGCCCGGCGATGTGATTCTCACCGGCACCCCGGCGGGATCCTCCGTTGCTGGCCCTGGCGACGTGATTGAGGTCAAGGTGGACGCCCCGGAGGCAGGGCTGTCCACGGGACACTTGAGCACCACCGTCGTCCAAGGCACCATCGAGATGGCAGACTTCGGCAACGGCCCCAAGACCACCGATGCCGACCGCGTGGACGCTTGGGGTTCCCCCGAAGCATCCGGCTTGGCACCGAAGGGCCTCAGCGCCGAACTCAAGCGCAAGCTGACAAGCGTTGGTACCGCCACCCTCAGCGCCCAGCTGCGCAAGCGCGGGCTGAACAACGTCAGCATCGACGGGTTGAAGTCCACCCGCCCCGAACTGCGCATCGCCGGCATGGCCCGCACCCTGCGTTACGTGCCCAACCGTGAGGACTTGTTCAAGTCACACGGCGGCGGCTACAACGCCCAAAAGCGCATCATTAACACCTTGAACGACGGCGACGTGCTCGTCATGGAAGCCCGGGGCGAGCCCGGCACGGGCACCGTCGGGGACATCCTGGCCCTGCGTGCACAGATCAACGGAGCCGTGGCCATCGTTACCGACGGCGGCGTCCGCGACGTTGACGCCGTGGCAGCACTGGAGATGCCCACGTTCTTCACCGGAGCACACCCCGCCGTTTTGGGCCGCAAACACATTCCGTGGGACACCGATCTGACCATCTCCTGCGGCGGCGCCACGGTCCAGCCCGGCGACATCATTGTCGGGGACTCGGACGGCGTGCTGGTGATCCCGCCGTCGTTGGCACAAGAAGTCGCCGATGACGCCATCGCCCAGGAACACGAGGAAACGTTCATCGCGCAAATGGTCGCCGAAGGCAACAGCGTGGAGGGCCTGTACCCGATGAATGCCGCTTGGCAAGCAAAGTTCTCCGAGTGGGCCACCACGCACCCCAATCCGGCTGCACAGCCGTGA
- a CDS encoding helix-turn-helix domain-containing protein — protein MSTDAVEGSTEKAPAHSQTLSRGIRALEILAAAPAPMTIAELSAALGVHRSVAYRILRTLEDHALLTRDDAGRVQAGPGLAALARGVSRDLQTAALPELTELANELSMTAFIAVWDHRDSVTLLTVEPRRSGATLAQRPGTRHSFSSGAPGIAIQSAISEDAWARLAPGLPYRPEARAARTAGYATSHDEVLPGVSAIAAPIHIPGGMPASICVVFLGTDSNQATVGARLAASAWAIEAQLQ, from the coding sequence GTGAGCACAGACGCAGTTGAGGGTTCCACGGAGAAGGCACCTGCCCATTCGCAAACCCTGTCCCGCGGCATCCGTGCCCTGGAAATCCTGGCCGCAGCCCCCGCCCCCATGACCATTGCCGAGCTCTCCGCCGCCTTGGGTGTGCACCGCTCCGTCGCCTACCGCATCCTGCGCACGCTTGAAGATCACGCACTGCTCACTCGGGATGATGCCGGCCGCGTCCAGGCCGGCCCCGGACTGGCCGCCCTTGCCCGCGGCGTTTCCCGCGACCTGCAAACTGCTGCCCTTCCGGAACTGACGGAGCTGGCCAATGAACTGTCCATGACGGCCTTCATAGCAGTGTGGGACCACCGCGATTCCGTCACGCTGCTGACTGTGGAGCCTAGGCGCTCCGGCGCCACGTTGGCCCAGCGCCCTGGCACGCGCCATTCCTTCAGCTCGGGTGCACCAGGCATCGCTATTCAGTCGGCCATCAGCGAGGACGCCTGGGCGCGTCTGGCACCAGGTCTGCCATACCGGCCAGAAGCACGCGCCGCCCGCACGGCCGGGTATGCCACCAGCCATGACGAAGTGCTCCCGGGAGTCTCCGCGATCGCCGCACCCATCCATATTCCCGGTGGCATGCCCGCCTCCATCTGCGTGGTTTTTCTGGGAACTGACAGCAATCAGGCCACTGTTGGTGCGCGGTTGGCTGCCAGCGCATGGGCCATCGAAGCGCAACTGCAGTAG
- a CDS encoding MFS transporter: MSIPSVVDTRRTQRRVAMATLIGTTVEWYDYFIYATAAGLVFAHLFFEPAGPQIGLLLSFASVGISFLFRPLGAFLAGHYGDRIGRRAMLVLTLLLMGGCTTLIGLLPTYATAGVLAPILLLILRILQGVSAGGEWGGAVLMAVEHAPSDKRGRAGSFPQLGVPLGLLMASGVMALMTGVIAPGDAFIQWGWRVPFLLSVVLIGVGYFVRRAVEESPVFLEIAEKKQQPKVPIVELFRKHWRLVILAALIFAGNNASGYMATGGFIPSYATNPDGNVGLEKTPVLLAMTFAAATWLIFTALAGGMADKIGRKNTYLIGFTAQALTVFPLFLLINTGELWALFLALFLFTFGLGLTYGPQAAWYSEIFPASVRFSGVSISYAIGAIIGGAFAPMIAQALLQATGTSLAISAYLLLMTLLGLAAVIMLKDRPGINLSITNQAEQEVGATIFDKRQPAVDAASTQA; the protein is encoded by the coding sequence ATGAGCATCCCTTCCGTCGTTGACACGCGACGCACGCAGCGTCGCGTGGCTATGGCTACCCTTATCGGCACCACCGTCGAGTGGTACGACTACTTTATCTACGCCACAGCCGCCGGCCTGGTGTTTGCGCACCTATTCTTCGAGCCCGCCGGACCCCAGATCGGCCTGCTGCTCTCCTTCGCCTCGGTAGGAATCAGCTTCTTGTTCCGCCCACTCGGCGCCTTCCTGGCAGGCCACTATGGCGACAGGATTGGCCGCCGGGCCATGCTGGTGCTGACGCTGCTGCTGATGGGCGGTTGCACCACGCTGATCGGTCTGCTGCCCACCTATGCGACGGCTGGCGTGCTGGCACCCATACTGCTGCTGATCCTTCGCATCCTGCAGGGCGTCTCCGCTGGCGGGGAATGGGGAGGCGCAGTTTTGATGGCCGTCGAGCACGCCCCTAGCGACAAGCGCGGGCGGGCAGGTTCCTTCCCTCAGCTCGGCGTACCGCTGGGTCTGCTCATGGCTTCAGGTGTCATGGCCTTGATGACCGGCGTGATTGCCCCGGGCGACGCCTTCATTCAGTGGGGTTGGCGCGTGCCGTTCCTACTCAGTGTTGTGCTGATCGGAGTGGGCTACTTTGTGCGCCGCGCAGTGGAGGAAAGCCCGGTGTTCCTGGAAATCGCCGAAAAGAAGCAGCAGCCCAAGGTGCCCATCGTGGAACTCTTCCGCAAGCACTGGCGCCTGGTGATCTTGGCAGCACTGATCTTCGCCGGCAACAACGCCTCCGGCTACATGGCGACCGGTGGTTTCATTCCCAGTTACGCCACAAACCCGGACGGCAACGTGGGACTGGAGAAGACACCCGTGCTGCTCGCCATGACCTTCGCGGCGGCCACTTGGCTCATCTTCACCGCACTGGCCGGCGGCATGGCTGACAAGATAGGGCGCAAAAACACCTACCTGATCGGCTTCACAGCCCAGGCACTAACTGTCTTCCCGCTGTTCCTGCTCATCAATACTGGTGAACTCTGGGCGTTGTTCCTTGCTTTGTTCCTGTTCACGTTCGGTCTGGGCCTGACCTACGGCCCGCAAGCAGCCTGGTACAGCGAGATCTTCCCGGCATCTGTGCGCTTCTCCGGCGTTTCAATCTCCTACGCGATCGGGGCCATTATTGGCGGCGCCTTTGCCCCCATGATCGCCCAAGCGCTTCTGCAAGCCACCGGCACCAGCCTGGCCATCTCCGCCTACCTGCTGCTGATGACGCTTCTTGGCCTGGCTGCGGTGATCATGCTCAAGGACCGTCCCGGGATCAACCTGAGCATCACCAACCAGGCGGAGCAGGAAGTCGGCGCCACCATCTTCGACAAGCGCCAGCCGGCAGTGGACGCAGCCAGCACGCAGGCCTGA
- a CDS encoding LysR family transcriptional regulator, translating to MKEVALVKFTFRQLELFVALSDFPTLSEAAVSLHFSESALSQAITRLESSVGEQLCIRRKSRGLQLTPAGEHFAVRARGLLKDAGDLLVEMSGETGELKGPVKLGCFASFAASVLPAILDGFPKLHPGVTVEVVVGTHDELLPALESGRLDLAIVYDMELPPGFQRRIIYETELQAVLPMDHPLAGQGSVDLAELVAEPLIMYDSSPSTANTHRAFAERGLRPTIVAHMPQVILVQALVARGLGYSLLMSRPNCAPVSLEGLPMAIRPLSPPCSQTSMAGIWPEDFRLSPRAKALLDFAIETFGAAGPIAAQTPTG from the coding sequence ATGAAAGAAGTTGCTTTGGTTAAGTTCACTTTCCGCCAGTTGGAGCTATTTGTGGCCCTCTCAGACTTCCCTACACTGAGCGAGGCGGCAGTGTCCCTGCACTTCTCGGAATCAGCACTTTCCCAGGCCATCACACGGTTGGAAAGCTCCGTGGGTGAGCAATTGTGCATCCGCCGCAAGTCCCGCGGGCTGCAACTGACTCCGGCAGGGGAGCACTTTGCGGTTCGGGCAAGGGGATTGCTGAAGGACGCAGGGGATCTGTTGGTGGAGATGAGCGGAGAAACAGGTGAACTTAAGGGACCGGTGAAATTGGGCTGCTTTGCCAGTTTTGCCGCTAGCGTACTGCCAGCCATCCTGGATGGTTTTCCCAAGCTCCATCCAGGGGTCACGGTGGAGGTGGTGGTGGGCACACACGACGAGTTGCTGCCGGCGCTGGAGAGCGGCCGGCTGGACCTAGCCATTGTCTACGACATGGAGCTGCCACCTGGTTTTCAGCGGCGGATCATCTATGAGACCGAGCTGCAGGCGGTGCTGCCAATGGACCATCCGCTGGCAGGGCAAGGATCCGTGGACTTGGCTGAACTGGTAGCGGAGCCCCTGATCATGTACGACTCCAGCCCCAGCACAGCGAATACTCACCGGGCCTTCGCGGAGCGTGGGCTGCGGCCCACCATCGTGGCGCATATGCCGCAGGTCATCCTGGTTCAGGCGCTGGTGGCCCGTGGCCTGGGATATTCACTGCTGATGTCGCGACCAAACTGCGCCCCGGTCAGCTTGGAAGGGCTCCCCATGGCTATCCGCCCCTTGTCACCGCCGTGCAGCCAGACGAGCATGGCGGGCATTTGGCCAGAAGACTTCCGACTGAGCCCCAGGGCAAAGGCCCTGCTCGATTTCGCCATTGAAACGTTCGGAGCAGCGGGGCCGATTGCCGCCCAGACTCCAACAGGCTGA
- a CDS encoding DUF2127 domain-containing protein, with amino-acid sequence MRMLRMTDWWDKFFAIGIILKGLDGVLELLGGSLLLFAAPATIHDIAVLITQPELSEDPNDFLSNHILRGALGLSDHVVLFTALYLLAHGLVKVVLVLALLMNKLWAYPWMIAVLVVFILYQLYQLTLTPSAGLVALTVFDILIVVLTGHEYGRHRRRKLEGQT; translated from the coding sequence ATGCGGATGCTGCGGATGACCGACTGGTGGGACAAGTTCTTTGCCATTGGCATTATCCTCAAAGGCCTTGACGGCGTCCTTGAACTTCTAGGTGGCTCTCTCCTACTGTTCGCTGCACCAGCGACAATCCATGACATTGCCGTCCTTATTACCCAGCCTGAACTATCCGAGGACCCCAACGATTTTCTGTCCAACCACATCCTGCGCGGAGCCTTAGGGCTCAGCGACCATGTGGTCCTATTTACCGCACTTTACTTGCTGGCCCATGGCCTCGTGAAGGTGGTACTCGTGCTGGCACTGCTGATGAACAAGCTGTGGGCGTACCCCTGGATGATCGCAGTTCTGGTGGTCTTCATCCTTTACCAGCTCTACCAATTGACGCTGACGCCGTCGGCGGGGCTGGTTGCGCTGACAGTGTTCGATATCCTGATCGTTGTGCTGACAGGCCATGAATACGGACGGCACCGACGACGAAAGCTGGAGGGACAGACGTGA